Genomic DNA from Acanthopagrus latus isolate v.2019 chromosome 2, fAcaLat1.1, whole genome shotgun sequence:
AAACATGAATCATAATTACAATGTACACAGTGTTCTGTACTACAGAGAATGTACCGGATATCAAAATTGACTGACTTTTGGCTAATGTAGGTTTCCTGACACCTTCAAAATGgctatttatttaaaaaacactcctgaattagtagtagtagtactatgcacatgaaaacatacaacaaGTGACACATTCACATTAGACAGAGGACACGTTTCTGCTTGTCATTCAGATGGACGACGACGGACCGAGATCGTAGGAGGAATCTCTCAGATGTGTGCTACTAGAAATTAGTAAGAATTAATAACCTTCAGGAGTAAAATGAGATTCCTATACAAACTATGTAATTGTACATCTGAATGGATTAATTATtctcaaagttttttttttttttaggttaacttaatttctctctttgttgcctTGTCTGGTTTAGTGAGAACAAACAACACTCGCTgtccccttttttctcttcagttaaCAGCTATCAAAACACACAGGATGTAAATGAATCAATGTTTTCCTGATGATCCCGTGGAacccacatacacactgacTGAAATCAACAGTATGTACGGacactgcatgtgtttgctgcccacacgctcacacacacacacacacacacacacacacacacacacacacacacacacacacacacacacacacacacacagatgataaaACTGACAGAATTCGATGTTCTTGCAAAGAGAGAAATCTTATTACGGCCTGGCAGCTGAATACCTGAATGGAAATTCACAGAGTTAACAGGAGTGAGACAAGAGTGCTTTACTGCCAGCGAACTGTCCATCAGTTAATCTGGTCCTGAAGTCATACATGGATTCTGGAAAATGTCTAGAACAGGGAGGAGTGAAGGGGGGAGGATGCTCTTCCTACGGCCCCCCGCTGTAGGAATAGTCTGCCTTGTTGTGCATCACCAGCTTGTTGTCCACGAAGTAGAAGCTGTCAGACTGCGTCTCGTAAGGGTGCAGGATCATCTCGCTcactgagagaggaaagagacacaTGATACTCGGGAGTTTGCATCATTACATCCTGTAAAATCTAATAAGAAACGtctgcgtgtgggtgtgtgtctgtctctggtgTTTCGGTGACACTCACTGATATCCTCAGACAGCGCGGGGAACTCGTAGATGTGCTCGCATGTGTTCTTGCTGCTGGGCATGCAGAAGCCGAACTCGAAATCAAAGCTCTTGAGCAGCTGATCGCGGAAGTAGTGTCTCTCAATCATGCGGAAGTTGTTGATGGGTGTGTCTCCCACTGTGAACTCCACTCTGGGGAGACATGAGGGGAAAGTTAATTCACCAACGTGGAAGTTTTTTTCATAACTTTCGGGGGCCttgtttctgtagttttggtTCCCCCCATCCCCAACATGTCCGTCCTGTTCTCCTGTGCTCCTGTGCCTGCTACCCGGTCCTTGTGTGTTCCCTGCGTTCGacatttgttaaatgttgtgtaaaACCTGACGGTAAGGACTTTAATGCTCAGCATCTTTCATGAATCAAATGTCCATCAggatgaaaaaacaataaaacaacaaacaaggaGTCAGTCAATCAAACATCACAATCCAAATGATCTAAACACTATATTTGGAGGAAAAACTGAATGACGTCCAGTTTGAAAATAAGCATGCAGTTTAATATATACAGGGCTCGCTCATCTCGATGAGTCAGCTGTTAGGTTGGATATAAATCAGTGACAGTGTGGGAGTCTGATGATGAACACCACTCAGGAACACTGACAGATATTCGGTGCCTGACTCAGCAGGTGGGCCGGGCCGctctgtgtgttcacactgaTCGGTGGGAGATCGTCAGCCTGGCGCCCCACACAGacgcccacacacacctccgGCATCCGGGATGTGCCTTCAGTCAGTACGGCAGGTTTGACCGGACATTACTGCATCATTCAGCTTTTTCACACAGACTATGCTTACCTGCACAAAACATTCCAGTTTTTGCGCTTTTTCCAGAAAAGACCATGTTCCCACTAAGTTGTCGACAAGGCTGATGGAAGTGATGAATAAAGCCTTCCTCTTCCAGCTTTTTTGAAAAGCTAGGCATTGTGATATTTGTGCATATCCAAAAATCTGTTGCTCGgacctgacaggtgtggcatacTGAGGTGCTGATTAAACAACATGATTAGCACACAGGGGGGCTTTGGACTGGTCTCAATAAAAGGCCACTCGAAAATGTCCATATttatctaaaaaagaaaaccagtcAGTTTCTGGTATGACCACCATTTGCCTCATGCAGTGTGACACAGGTGCTTGACAgtgggaacaaaaacaggattgTTTACATTATTGTTGAGTTTATATTCTTGGTGACCAGAAATGTGGACTTTTCTTTGATGCAGGCATTTATACCAAAGCTTTCCAAAGTGGTGGCTATTGTTGGTGCTGTATACAAGTTCAAAGAATTCTCCTAAAACCCCCCAAATATCAGCACATTCCACACGTCTTAATCTAAAATTCCACTTTTAATATCCAAACACAATATCAATAAAATTGTCAATCAAATATCAATACATTTCATTTGGAACAAATACACACTTAAGGTCAACTTACGTGGCTCCAACCTGCCGCAACTGCAGGAAGGCGGGGGTGAACTGGTATCGGACAAAACGGCCGGCATTGGGGTCACATTGCCTTTTGCCTGCTGCTAAAGAAGAGACAGtaagaagagaaagagtgaaaaatgcttttttaactTCCACAGTCCACAGTGTCTCTTCTCGTTTATCATCTGGGACAAGAACA
This window encodes:
- the unc119a gene encoding protein unc-119 homolog A isoform X2 — protein: MKVQQGCNSSDMGIPVRTEEELRRNTVITPEDVLGLQKITKNYLCSPEENVHMIDFTRFKIRDMETGTVLFEITKPPAPAGKRQCDPNAGRFVRYQFTPAFLQLRQVGATVEFTVGDTPINNFRMIERHYFRDQLLKSFDFEFGFCMPSSKNTCEHIYEFPALSEDIMSEMILHPYETQSDSFYFVDNKLVMHNKADYSYSGGP
- the unc119a gene encoding protein unc-119 homolog A isoform X1, coding for MKVQQGCNSSDMGIPVRTEEELRRNTVITPEDVLGLQKITKNYLCSPEENVHMIDFTRFKIRDMETGTVLFEITKPPAPAAGKRQCDPNAGRFVRYQFTPAFLQLRQVGATVEFTVGDTPINNFRMIERHYFRDQLLKSFDFEFGFCMPSSKNTCEHIYEFPALSEDIMSEMILHPYETQSDSFYFVDNKLVMHNKADYSYSGGP